Proteins from one Lonchura striata isolate bLonStr1 chromosome 6, bLonStr1.mat, whole genome shotgun sequence genomic window:
- the RPS6KB2 gene encoding LOW QUALITY PROTEIN: ribosomal protein S6 kinase beta-2 (The sequence of the model RefSeq protein was modified relative to this genomic sequence to represent the inferred CDS: inserted 1 base in 1 codon) — translation MAGVFDIDLETEEGSDGDEPELGAEMELEPRGNGLEPVGHYEEIEISESSVNNGPEHIGPHCFELLRVLGKGGYGKVFQVRKVQGTNTGKIFAMKVLKKAKIACNAKDTAHTRAERNILEAVKHPFIVDLIYAFQTGGKLYLILECLSGGELFMQLEREGIFLEDTACFYLSEITLALGHLHSHGIIYRDLKPENIMLNSQGHIKLTDFGLCKESIHDGAVTHTFCGTIEYMAPEILVRSGHNRAVDWWSLGALMYDMLTGSPPFTAENRKKTIDKILKGKLVLPPYLTPDARDLLKKFLKRNPSQRVGGGPGDAADVQKQPFFRHINWEDLLARRLDPPFKPCLQSEEDVSQFDTRFTRQTPVDSPDDAAISESANQAFLGFTYVAPSVLESIKEGFSFQPKVRSPRRLNSSPRTPVSPVKFSPFEAFKPVAPGDPMELGPPQAPPPEGTAPLPIKPXGGAKKQKGGRGRVPR, via the exons ATGGCGGGGGTGTTCGACATCGACCTGGAGACCGAGGAGGGCAGCGACGGGGACGAGCCCGAGCTGGGCGCC GAGATGGAGCTGGAGCCCCGGGGAAACGGCCTGGA GCCGGTGGGACACTATGAAGAGATCGAGATTTCCGAGAGCAGCGTCAACAATGGCCCCGAGCACATCGGCCCGCACTGCTTCGAGCTGCTCCGCGTCCTGGGCAAGGGTGGCTACGGCAAG GTGTTCCAGGTGCGCAAAGTGCAGGGCACCAACACGGGAAAGATCTTCGCCATGAAGGTCCTGAAGAAG GCCAAGATCGCCTGCAACGCCAAGGACACGGCGCACACCCGGGCAGAGAGGAACATCCTGGAGGCCGTCAAGCACCCCTTCATCGTCGACCTCATCTACGCCTTCCAGACGGGCGGCAAGCTCTACCTCATCCTGGAGTGCCTCAGCG GTGGAGAGCTCTTCATGCAGCTGGAGCGGGAAGGGATCTTCCTGGAGGACACTGCCTG TTTCTACCTGAGTGAGATCACGCTGGCGCTGGGTCACCTGCATTCCCACGGGATCATCTACCGGGATCTTAAGCCGGAGAATATCATGCTCAACAGCcaag GTCACATCAAGCTGACGGACTTCGGGCTGTGCAAGGAGTCCATCCACGACGGAGCCGTCACCCACACCTTCTGCGGCACCATCGAGTACAT GGCCCCCGAGATCCTGGTGCGGAGTGGGCACAACCGGGCGGTGGACTGGTGGAGCCTGGGCGCCCTGATGTACGACATGCTCACCGGATCG CCGCCGTTCACCGCCGAGAACCGCAAGAAGACCATCGACAAGATCCTCAAGGGGAAGCTGGTGCTGCCGCCCTACCTGACACCCGACGCTCGTGACCTCCTCAAAAAG TTCCTCAAGCGGAACCCCAGCCAGCGGGTTGGGGGCGGCCCCGGTGACGCGGCTGATGTGCAG aaacAGCCTTTCTTCCGCCACATCAACTGGGAGGACCTGCTGGCGCGCAGGCTGGACCCCCCCTTCAAACCCTGCCTG CAGTCGGAGGAGGACGTGAGCCAGTTCGACACCCGCTTCACCCGCCAGACCCCCGTGGACAGCCCTGACGACGCCGCCATCAGTGAGAGCGCCAACCAGGCCTTCCTG GGCTTCACCTACGTGGCCCCCTCGGTGCTGGAGAGCATCAAGGAAGGGttctccttccagcccaagGTGCGCTCCCCCCGCCGCCTCAACAGCAGCCCCCGCACCCCCGTCAG CCCTGTGAAGTTCTCCCCCTTCGAGGCATTCAAGCCGGTGGCCCCAGGCGACCCCATGGAGCTGGGGCCCCCCCAGGCCCCCCCACCCGAGGGCACGGCCCCACTGCCCATCAAAC TCGGGGGGGCCAAGAAGCAGAAGGGGGGCCGGGGGCGGGTGCCCAGGTAG
- the CARNS1 gene encoding carnosine synthase 1 gives MAARAPPRLARPPAAAPPRARPLPARRSRCSPAGPAVAPRFRHPHLRCPLCSATPFGVPVPPVPPVPPRPAPPEQDTAPPPPPGPERAEPLLGLRQHRDRHRETPPDPDTAGTGASRAAPLPGATTPGQTGTDRHRHRHRWVLKAAGVIWVGLGVPVPGGGSSGMGVGVRVHTCDTVPVTAQVTGDMSDKWRVTDAGDKVPAMVRCRRVGDEVCDSTAAALVAPCLPVAVTVTVTVTPRAAGTKPGDPLCHQDGEWPPGGGVRAEVDAPSRDPGGAGHWRGAAGSAACCAHPPRDPAGTRGRFVRELAAPAAGTAPLSPRWWRRARRLQPPSTPTPPPHGPVPALSLLPQLSTSQPSTERVPSPEEQEWAGPEALCPGWLEDEAPDGEVPGDSGDPDCATHAYERLQSALCQEGLPPTLDCSAEPRTGYGPLDMTVCILGSPTPFLPVLLEGGTRCPGAVVLCLSPTWASRVPSETSPGAWSLLLSRGVSFKVGGHSALETFVPPRRANYVTGTFAPGDPEGGWVGELARDLDCPTGGSVPLAHRLEDTLVTRWVLAARAKLPVPPTLAFVLGARGDLPAEPAAPGVRLVRLEDPQGQQSLVQEEVGAFLGGTAMEPYGQVVVRPAGWRWRGTGARSTHRKEEGAAVAQAVGARLRGLTEEDSVLLEAMVPTARLPVPPPRSPVPRLPMALRICTLVCRSWGDRPQLCQVACAVGRAESPVRHGAALPQGLDSSLQQWGVAAPSQRQGLATRLREATEAAAAALLASEAELSPRQRGGSRARTDILGVDFLLACVDDALELVALASNGQRCLETCVLAEAMGRGVGEPRGDLPRLLAEAMLHRAQCHLVEGKDILLIGAGGVSKSFVWEAARHYGLRIHLVESDPEHFAAELVQTFLPYDSREHRRDEEHAERVLELLRSRGLRPHACLSYWDDCVVLAALVCQGLGLRGPAPAAVRVAKQKSRTHRHLQRCRRGRPPPAAFSVPCRRLRSHGDVERAAGAVPFPAVAKLEFGAGGVGVRLVEDAGQCHAHAARLWRDLRDDADHPGIGLGWGNAMLLMEYVPGTEHDVDLVVFEGRLLGAWVSDNGPTRVPAFLETAACLPSCLPADRQAQLVRAALECCRACGLRDGVFNVELKLGPAGPRLLEINPRMGGFYLRDWIREVYGPDLLLAAVLVALGVPPVLPARPAARTHLAGVMCLGSEHGETLAGGGGMEALRELHGRGLVRLNRLFEEPEGAGEYEEPLLSVACAGATLAEACERLLGLCQGLGIDSPRYPVEHFLSHFK, from the exons ATGGCCGCCCGCGCGCCGCCCCGCCTCGCGCGCCCGCCCgcagcggccccgccgcgcgcCCGCCCCCTGCCGGCCCGGAGGAGTCGCTGCAGCCCGGCCGGCCCCG CGGTGGCACCCCGGTTCCGCCACCCTCACCTCCGCTGCCCCCTTTGTTCTGCCACCCCCTTCGGTGTCCCggtccccccggtgcccccggtcccgccccgccccgccccgcccgagCAGGACACGGCACCGCCGCCACCGCCGGGACCGGAGCGGGCAGAGCCGCTGCTGGGGCTGCGACAGCACCGGGACCGACACCGGGAAACCCCACCAGACCCCGACACCGCCGGGACCGGAGCGAGCAGAGCCGCTCCACTGCCGGGTGCGACAACACCAGGACAGACCGGCACCGACagacaccggcaccggcaccggtgGGTGCTGAAGGCAGCGGGGGTGATCTGGGTGGGCTTGGGGGTGCCGGTGCCGGGGGGCGGGAGCAGCGGGATGGGGGTCGGGGTGCGTGTGCACACCTGCGACACGGTGCCGGTGACAGCGCAGGTGACAG GTGATATGAGTGACAAGTGGCGGGTGACAGATGCAGGTGACAAGGTGCCGGCGATGGTGCGGTGTCGCCGTGTGGGTGACGAGGTGTGTGACAG CACGGCAGCCGCGCTGGTGGCCCCGTGCCTGCCGGTGGCCGTgacggtgacagtgacagtgacgcCGCGGGCAGCTGGAACTAAGCCGGGGGAC CCCCTCTGTCACCAGGATGGTGAGTGGCCCCCGGGTGGGGGGGTCCGGGCGGaggtggatgccccatcccggGATCCCGGCGGTGCCGGGCACTGGCGTGGGGCAGCGGGCAGCGCAGCGTGCTGTGCCCACCCGCCGCGTGACCCCGCGGGGACAAGGGGACGCTTTGTCCGGGAGCTGGCGGCCCCGGCGGCTGGCACTGCCCCGTTGTCCCCGAGGTGGTGGCGCCGTGCCCGGcgcctgcagccccccagcaccccGACGCCCCCACCCCACGG CCCCgtgccagccctgtccctgctcccgcAGCTCTCGACGTCCCAGCCGAGCACGGAGCGGGTGCCCAGCCCGGAGGAGCAGGAGTGGGCAGGGCCCGAGgcgctgtgcccaggctggctggAGGACGAAGCCCCCGATGGCGAAGTGCccggggacagtggggaccCCGACTGTGCCACCCACGCCTACGAGCGGCTCCAGAGCGCCCTGTGCCAGGAGGGGCTGCCCCCCACGCTGGACTGCTCCGCGGAGCCCCGCACGg GATATGGCCCGCTGGACATGACCGTTTGCATCCTGGGCTCCCCCACCCCcttcctgcctgtcctgctggaggGTGGCACCCGCTGCCCAG GTGCTGTGGTGCTGTGTCTGTCCCCCACCTGGGCCAGCCGGGTGCCATCGGAGACGTCCCCAGGCGCCtggtccctgctgctctcccggGGCGTCTCCTTCAAGGTGGGGGGGCACAGCGCCCTGGAGACCTTCGTGCCCCCGCGCCGTGCCAACTACGTGACGGGCACCTTCGCGCCGGGGGACCCCGAGGGCGGCTGGGTGGGCGAGCTGGCCCGTGACCTCGACTGCCCCACGGGGGGCTCGGTCCCGCTCGCCCACCGGCTCGAGGACACGCTGGTCACCCGCTGGGTGCTGGCGGCTCGCGCCAAGCTGCCCGTGCCCCCCACCCTGGCCTTTGTCCTGGGGGCCAGGGGGGACCTGCCCGCCGAGCCCGCGGCCCCCGGGGTGAGGCTGGTGCGGCTGGAGGACCCCCAgggccagcagagcctggtgcaGGAGGAGGTGGGCGCCTTCCTGGGGGGCACCGCCATGGAGCCCTACGGCCAG GTGGTGGTGCGGCCGGCGGGGTGGCGGTGGCGGGGGACAGGCGCCCGCAGCACCCACAGGAAGGAGGAGGGGGCGGCGGTGGCGCAGGCGGTGGGTGCCCGGCTCCGGGGGCTGACGGAGGAGGACAGCGTCCTGCTGGAGGCCATGGTGCCCACCGCCCGCCTGCCCGTGCCCCCCCCAC GCAGCCCAGTCCCGCGGCTGCCCATGGCCCTGCGCATCTGCACCCTCGTCTGCAGGTCCTGGGGGGACcggccccagctctgccag GTGGCCTGCGCCGTGGGACGCGCGGAGAGCCCGGTGCGTCACGGCGCGGCGCTGCCCCAGGGCCTGGACTCCAGCCTGCAGCAATGGGGGGTGGCGGCCCCCAGCCAGCGGCAGGGGCTGGCCACACGGCTGCGGGAGGCCACCGaggccgccgcggccgccctgCTGGCCAGCGAGGCCGAGCTGAGCCCGCGGCAGCGCGGCGGCAGCCGTGCCCGCACCGACATCCTGG gcGTGGACTTCCTGCTGGCCTGCGTGGATGACGCGCTGGAGCTGGTGGCCCTGGCCAGCAACGGGCAGCGGTGCCTGGAGACCTGCGTGCTGGCCGAGGCCATGGGGCGCGGCGTGGGCGAGCCCCGCGGGGACCTGCCGCGGCTGCTGGCCGAGGCCATGCTGCACCGGGCGCAGTGCCACCTGGTCGAGGGCAAGGACATCCTGCTCATCGGGGCCGGGGGCGTCAGCAAGAGCTTCGTGTGGGAGGCGGCTCGCCACTACGGGCTGAGG ATCCACCTGGTGGAGTCGGACCCGGAGCACTTCGCGGCGGAGCTGGTGCAGACCTTCCTGCCCTACGACAGCCGGGAGCACCGGCGGGACGAGGAGCACGCGGAGcgggtgctggagctgctgcgcTCCCGGGGGCTGCGGCCCCACGCCTGCCTCTCCTACTGGGACGACTGCGTGGTGCTGGCGGCCCTggtgtgccaggggctggggctccgcggccccgcgcccgccgccgtgCGGGTGGCCAAGCAGAAGAGCCGCACGCACCGGCACCTGCAGCGctgccgccgcggccgcccgccgcccgccgccttCTCCGTGCCCTGCCGCCGCCTGCGGAGCCACGGCGACGTggagcgggcggcgggcgcCGTGCCCTTCCCCGCCGTGGCCAAGCTGGAGTTCGGCGCGGGCGGCGTGGGCGTGCGGCTGGTGGAGGACGCCGGGCAGTGCCACGCTCACGCCGCCCGGCTCTGGAGGGACCTGCGCGACGACGCGGACCACCCGGGCatcgggctgggctggggcaacGCCATGCTGCTCATGGAGTACGTGCCGGGCACCGAGCACGACGTGGACCTGGTGGTCTTCGAGGGGCGGCTGCTGGGCGCGTGGGTGTCGGACAACGGCCCCACGCGTGTCCCCGCCTTCCTGGAGACGGCGGcctgcctgccctcctgcctgcccGCCGACCGGCAGGCGCAGCTGGTGCGGGCGGCGCTGGAATGCTGCCGGGCGTGCGGGCTGCGCGACGGCGTCTTCAACGTGGAGCTCAAGCtggggccggcggggccgcgcctgCTGGAGATCAACCCCCGCATGGGGGGCTTCTACCTGCGCGACTGGATCCGCGAGGTCTACGGCCCCgacctgctgctggccgccgtgCTGGTGGCGCTGGGCGTGCCGCCCGtgctgcccgcccgccccgcggcccgcACGCACCTGGCCGGGGTGATGTGCCTGGGGTCGGAGCACGGCGAGACCCTGGCGGGCGGCGGGGGCATGGAGGCTCTGCGGGAGCTGCACGGCCGCGGGCTCGTCCGCCTCAACCGGCTCTTCGAGGAGCCCGAGGGGGCCGGGGAGTACGAGGAGCCGCTGCTGAGCGTGGCGTGCGCCGGGGCCACGCTGGCCGAGGCCTGCGAGCGCctgctggggctctgccaggggctgggcatCGACTCCCCGCGATATCCCGTGGAGCATTTCTTGTCCCACTTCAAATAG
- the PPP1CA gene encoding serine/threonine-protein phosphatase PP1-alpha catalytic subunit: protein MADTEKLNLDSIISRLLEVQGSRPGKNVQLTENEIRGLCLKSREIFLSQPILLELEAPLKICGDIHGQYYDLLRLFEYGGFPPESNYLFLGDYVDRGKQSLETICLLLAYKIKYPENFFLLRGNHECASINRIYGFYDECKRRYNIKLWKTFTDCFNCLPIAAIVDEKIFCCHGGLSPDLQSMEQIRRIMRPTDVPDQGLLCDLLWSDPDKDVQGWGENDRGVSFTFGAEVVAKFLHKHDLDLICRAHQVVEDGYEFFAKRQLVTLFSAPNYCGEFDNAGAMMSVDETLMCSFQILKPADKNKGKYGQFSGLNPAGRPVTPPRNSAKAKK, encoded by the exons ATGGCGGACACCGAGAAGCTCAACCTCGACTCCATCATCAGCCGCCTCCTGGAGG tccAAGGATCGCGGCCGGGGAAAAACGTGCAGCTGACAGAGAACGAGATCCGCGGGCTGTGCCTCAAATCCCGGGAGATCTTCCTGAGCCAGCccatcctgctggagctggaggcaCCCCTCAAGATCTGCG GTGACATCCACGGGCAGTACTACGACCTCCTGAGGCTCTTTGAGTACGGGGGCTTCCCCCCTGAGAGCAATTACCTATTTTTGGGCGACTACGTGGACCGGGGCAAGCAGTCCCTGGAGACCATCTGCCTGCTGCTTGCCTATAAAATCAAGTACCCCGAGAACTTCTTCCTGCTGCGGGGCAACCACGAGTGTGCCAGCATCAACCGCATCTATGGCTTCTATGATGAGT GCAAGCGAAGATACAACATCAAGCTCTGGAAGACCTTCACCGACTGCTTCAATTGTTTGCCCATTGCTGCCATCGTGGATGAGAAGATCTTCTGCTGCCACGGAG ggctgtccccagaccTGCAGTCGATGGAGCAGATCCGGCGGATCATGCGGCCCACGGATGTCCCGGATCAGGGGCTGCTCTGTGACCTGCTCTGGTCCGACCCCGACAAGGacgtgcagggctggggggagaaCGACCGTGGGGTCTCCTTCACTTTCGGGGCCGAGGTGGTGGCCAAATTCCTGCACAAGCATGACCTGGATCTCATCTGCCGGGCGCACCAG GTGGTGGAGGATGGCTACGAGTTCTTCGCCAAGCGCCAGCTCGTCACCCTCTTCTCGGCCCCCAACTACTGCGGCGAGTTCGACAACGCCGGCGCCATGATGAGCGTGGATGAGACCCTCATGTGCTCtttccag ATTTTGAAGCCGGCCGACAAGAACAAAGGCAAATACGGGCAGTTCAGCGGGCTGAACCCCGCCGGACGGCCCGTCACCCCTCCCCGAAACTCTGCCAAAGCCAAGAAATGA
- the RAD9A gene encoding cell cycle checkpoint control protein RAD9A codes for MKCVIAGGNVKVLGRAVHSLSRIGDELYLEPTESGLSFRAVNSSRSAFASFLFAPLFFQLYEPGSAGPDTELFRCKVHMKSFLGVFRSLPSLEKSVGKCLILLKPRASRLVLQLHCKYGVTKTHNLAFQECERLQAVFDTQRCASRLCAPARLLAEAVVHFPPTLAEVTLGTGPGGKISLRNYVEDEAELSKTMVTELWLAEDEFQSVAVAPGSHITFCLKEFRGLLSFAEASNLPLTIHFDEPGRPVIFTLDDTVLEVHLVLATLSDTESSSQSPSTNGVSHLPAPSDDFADDLESYMAAMETSEGCSEGPPSPTFSLHIPRPAKSKPEEEEEEEEEEEEEGAVPGTPPHKRFRSLFFGSVMTPGRPGPATTQEVLAEDSDGES; via the exons atGAAATGTGTCATCGCCGGCGGCAACGTCAAAG TCCTCGGCCGCGCCGTGCACTCCCTGTCCCGCATCGGCGACGAGCTCTACCTGGAGCCCACCGAGAGTGGG ctgtccttCCGTGCTGTCAACTCCTCCCGTTCTGCCTTCGCCTCCTTCCTCTTTGCACCGCTCTTCTTCCAACTGTACgagccgggcagcgccgggcccgaCACCGAGCTCTTCCGATGCAAAGTCCACATGAAG TCCTTCCTGGGCGTCTTCCGCTCGCTGCCCTCGCTGGAGAAGTCGGTGGGGAAATGCCTGATCCTGCTCAAGCCCCGTGCCAGCCGCCTGGTCCTGCAGCTCCACTGCAAGTACG GTGTCACCAAGACACACAACCTGGCCTTCCAGGAGTGCGAGCGGCTGCAGGCCGTGTTCGACACCCAGCGCTGCGCCAGCCGCCTCTGCGCCCCGGCACG gctgctggcagaggctgtGGTCCACTTTCCCCCGACGCTGGctgaggtgacactggggactgGCCCTGGTGGCAAAATCAGCCTGCGGAACTACGTGGAGGATGAGGCAG AGCTGAGCAAGACGATGGTGACGGAGCTGTGGCTGGCTGAGGACGAGTTCCAGTCAGTGGCCGTGGCCCCGGGCTCCCACATCACCTTCTGCCTCAAGGAATTCCGT gggctgctcagctTTGCCGAGGCCTCCAACCTTCCCCTCACCATCCACTTTGACGAGCCCGGCAG gccGGTGATCTTCACCCTGGATGACACTGTCCTGGAGGTTCACCTGGTGCTGGCCACCCTCTCTGACACAGAAAGCAGCTCCCAGTCCCCTTCCACCAACGG CGTGTCCCACCTGCCCGCCCCATCAGATGACTTTGCCGATGACCTGGAGTCCTACATGGCTGCCATGGAAACCAGCGAGGGGTGCTCTGAGgggccccccagccccaccttcTCCCTGCACATCCCCCGGCCAGCCAAGAGCAaacctgaggaggaggaggaggaggaggaggaggaggaggaggaaggagctgtgccagggaccccCCCGCACAAAAGG TTTCGCTCCCTGTTTTTTGGCTCGGTGATGACACCAGGGAGGCCTGGCCCGGCCACCACCCAGGAGGTGCTGGCGGAGGACAGCGATGGAGAAAGCTGA
- the CLCF1 gene encoding cardiotrophin-like cytokine factor 1, whose amino-acid sequence MELRAGDSWGIFTFLCAALCNLPALPALNCSEELGAGQSIQQTYDLTRYLEHQLRTLAGTYLNYLGPPFNEPDFNPPRLARAERVPSATVDLDLWRGLTDNARLAANYRAYSRLLCYLRVLDGQVGTAELRHRLAHFCASLQGLVLSIGGVMSSLGYPLPAGPAGPPAPPGAPAAPNDFLKKMDDFWLLKELQTWLWRSAKDFNRLKKKVPPAVVTLRLEARGF is encoded by the exons ATGGAGCTGAGAGCAG GTGACTCTTGGGGGATCTTCACCTTCCTGTGCGCCGCGCTTTGCAACCTGCCGGCGCTGCCGGCGCTGAACTGCTCCGAGGAGCTGGGCGCCGGCCAGTCCATCCAGCAGACGTACGACCTGACCCGCTACCTGGAGCACCAGCTCCGCACCCTCGCCGGCACCTAC CTGAACTACCTGGGGCCCCCCTTCAATGAGCCCGACTTCAACCCCCCGCGCCTGGCACGGGCCGAGCGGGTGCCCAGCGCCACCGTGGACCTGGACCTGTGGCGAGGCCTGACGGACAACGCCCGCCTGGCCGCCAACTACCGGGCCTACAGCCGCCTGCTCTGCTACCTGCGCGTGCTGGACGGGCAGGTGGGCACGGCCGAGCTGCGCCACCGCCTCGCCCACTTCTGCGCCAGCCTCCAGGGGCTGGTGCTCAGCATCGGCGGCGTCATGTCCTCGCTGGGCTACCCGCTGCCCGctggccccgccgggccccccgcgccccccggcgCGCCCGCGGCCCCCAATGACTTCCTGAAGAAGATGGATGATTTCTGgctgctgaaggagctgcagacCTGGCTCTGGCGCTCGGCCAAGGACTTCAACCGCCTCAAGAAGAAGGTGCCGCCCGCTGTGGTCACCCTGCGGCTGGAGGCGAGGGGGTTCTGA
- the LOC110485039 gene encoding glycine N-acyltransferase-like protein 3 yields MLILRCPAQLQLLEETLRKSLPTTLPVLGTVMTVARGNPASHEVLVDSWPHFSIVLTRLRPEDHRDPRDYYSNQLSVFYRDKGALQALLEGTEAVTQERAFQILGMQDGLDEAVQEVASARGLKVEMIRYRALMSPEPPQPRRQMPPGLRLAPVSPSHVPLLNATWAQGGNARSRAFLLGLVRTLPSACLLGPRGRPVSWSLLDGQGCLRHGYTVPAWRGRGLSGLPLALLGRELHARGFPIYCSVLPQNTASLHALQAVGFVPQPGTFYMILGTPK; encoded by the exons ATGCTGATCCtgaggtgcccagcccagctgcagctcctggaggagaCCCTGCGGAAGAGCCTGCCCACCACCCTGCCG GTCTTGGGGACTGTGATGACGGTGGCCAGGGGGAACCCGGCCTCCCACGAGGTGCTGGTGGACTCCTGGCCCCATTTCAGCATTGTCCTGACCCGCCTGCGCCCAGAG GACCATAGGGACCCCAGGGACTACTACTCCAACCAGCTGTCTGTGTTCTACCGGGacaagggagccctgcaggctctgctggagGGCACTGAGGCGGTGACCCAGGAAAGAGCCTTCCAGATTCTGG GGATGCAGGATGGGCTGGACGAGGCCGTGCAGGAGGTGGCCAGTGCCAGGGGGCTGAAGGTGGAGATGATCCGGTACCGGGCACTGAtgagccctgagcccccccagccccgcagGCA GATGCCCCCGGGCCTGCGCCTGGCGCCCGTGTCCCCGTCCCACGTCCCGCTGCTCAACGCCACGTGGGCCCAGGGGGGCAATGCCCGCAGCCGGGCgttcctgctggggctggtgagGACGCTGCCCTCCGCCTGCCTGCTGGGCCCGCGCGGCCGCCCGGTGTCCTGGAGCCTGCTGGACGGGCAGGGCTGCCTGCGCCACGGCTACACGGTGCCCGCCTGGCGCGGGCGCGGCCTCAGCGGGCTCCCGCTGGCCCTGCTGGGCCGGGAGCTGCACGCCCGCGGCTTCCCCATCTACTGCTCCGTGCTGCCCCAAAACACGGCCTCGCTGCACGCCCTGCAGGCCGTCGGCTTCGTGCCCCAGCCCGGAACCTTCTACATGATCCTGGGCACCCCAAAGTAG
- the LOC110485038 gene encoding glycine N-acyltransferase-like protein 3, whose translation MKILTCSAQLQHLEGILRKSLPLALPVFGAVLNINRGNPGHFEVLVDKWPEFGAMLARPSGEVPVNDGYWNTQAAFYRDLGAYRELLETPGCLRWDAAFTLIGIQDGLATVSQDLAGRKGVELDIVEYYSYWHPDPSTVPEPRPAPGVRVGSLSPSHVDLLNETWPYGGNARSRRFLAEILGRFPQVCLQDGSGQPIAWVLTDHFGTSTHSYTLPEHRRRGHMQVALTLAAQRAQARGFPTFGHTALGNRPMQRLQELLGHQRLPGVCRYILHNPGLHRDGP comes from the exons ATGAAGATCTTGACATgctcagcccagctgcagcacctggagggGATCCTGAGGAAGAGCCTGCCCCTCGCCCTGCCG gTCTTCGGGGCAGTGCTGAACATCAACCGGGGCAACCCTGGCCACTTTGAGGTGCTGGTGGACAAGTGGCCTGAATTCGGTGCCATGCTGGCCCGGCCCAGTGGAGAG gtgccgGTGAACGATGGCTACTGGAACACACAGGCGGCGTTTTACCGGGACCTGGGGGCGTaccgggagctgctggagaccCCCGGCTGCCTGCGCTGGGACGCTGCCTTCACCCTCATCG GGATACAGGATGGGCTGGCCACGGTGTCCCAGGACCTGGCGGGGAGGAAGGGTGTGGAGCTGGACATTGTCGAGTACTACTCCTACTGGCACCCTGACCCCAGCACCGTGCCTGAGCCCCG GCCAGCCCCCGGGGTGCGTGTGGGCTCCCTGAGCCCCTCGCACGTGGACCTGCTCAACGAGACGTGGCCCTACGGGGGGAACGCCCGCAGCCGGCGCTTCCTGGCTGAGATTTTGGGGCGCTTCCCGCAAGTCTGCCTGCAGGACGGCAGCGGGCAGCCCATCGCCTGGGTGCTGACGGATCATTTCGGGACGAGCACCCACAGCTACACCCTGCCCGAGCACCGGCGGCGCGGCCACATGCAGGTGGCACTGACGCTGGCGGCGCAGCGGGCGCAGGCCCGCGGGTTCCCCACGTTCGGGCACACGGCGCTGGGGAACCGGCCCATGCAgcggctgcaggagctgctgggccacCAGCGCCTGCCCGGGGTCTGCCGCTACATCCTGCACAATCCTGGCCTGCACAGGGACGGGCCCTGA
- the POLD4 gene encoding DNA polymerase delta subunit 4, giving the protein MSRRAMEQPRRITDSFPRRRGPRRPPGRLKNKKDEDKDKDKAQLKVRDCPRAPSQPPPDPALMEMLRRFDLSWEYGPCTGITRLQRWERAQELGLSPPGPIRDALLEHRDNPDVTYSLWHEYEL; this is encoded by the exons ATGTCGCGCAGGGccatggagcagccccggcgcATCACCGACTCCTtcccgcggcggcggggcccgcggCGGCCCCCGGGCAGGCTCAAGAACAAgaaggacgaggacaaggacaaggacaaggcGCAGCTGAAGGTGCGGGACTGTCCCCGCGCTCCCTCGCAGCCCCCTCCGGACCCGGCGCTCATGGAGATGTTGCGGCGCTTCGACCTCTCCTGGGAATACGGACCCTGCACCG GGATCACCCGCCTGCAGCGCTGGGAACGGGCACaagagctggggctgagcccccccgGCCCCATCCGTGACGCCCTCCTGGAGCACCGGGACAACCCCGACGTCACCTACAG CCTCTGGCACGAGTACGAGCTCTGA